The segment ATCAGGTCGGACAGACGTGATTCGCCCGCTTCAACACGATCGTACTGATCGAGCAGATAGGTGATCGCTTCCGGATATTCTGCAACGGAGCACTGAACCTGGTTGATGCCGTCTTCGATGCGTTTAGCGATGTCGATTTCGCCTTCACGCGTCAGCAGTTCAACAGTACCCATTTCACGCATGTACATGCGCACCGGGTCGGTGGTACGGCCAATTTCAGATTCAACGCTGGATAACACCTGAGCGGCGGCTTCCGCGGCATCTTCGTCGGTATCGGCACTGTTTTCATTCAGCATCAGATCATCGGCATCAGGGGCTTCTTCCACCACCTGAATACCCATATCGTTAATCATCTGGATGATGTCTTCGATCTGATCGGAGTCGACGATATCTTCCGGCAGATGGTCATTGACCTCAGCATAGGTCAGATAGCCCTGCTCCTTACCACGGGTGACAAGTAGCTTAAGCTGTGACTGCGGGTTTTGCTCCATAAGACGGTATCCACACTTCTGTTAATTAGATTGGTGTCGGTCGGCAGCGAGCCAACAATAACAGTGAAGGCGTTGTGTTTTTGCCGCTGCCTTCGTCGCGGCCAGGGCTTTTGCCCTTCTATAATCGGCACTTAAGCCGCTTGGATTCTTTTTTTCGGGCCTGGCTTCTCGCCAGGTTCCGCTAATGCTTATCGCCCCGGTTCCCTGCCATTTTAACGGTATCGGCAACCAAGGCGCTTAAAACGATTATTTCTTTGCCAGTGCCTGGCTCAGTGCCCAGAATTCACGGCGTTCGGCGGCACTTAATCCTTCGGTACGGTCGCGCGCGATAAGCGCTTCAAGGCGCTGCTCCAACGCGGAATCGTAAAGACTTGCCAGCGAATCCTGGAAGACCGCTTCGGCCTCTTCATCCACTATCATGTGGTTCCAGGTGGCCAGTGTTTCAAGTGTCTGACTAAAATTTGTCCCGCGATATAACTCTAGTAGCTGTCCGGTCGTCAGGCCAGGATTCTCAGAACAACGGCTGACTAACTCCACGAACAGCGGCAACCCCGCCATTTTTGACTGCTCAAGACCTTCGAGAGCAGGCACCATCGCGGCGAACTGCGGATTTTGCACCAACAAGGCAACCAGCACGCGCATGGTGGTGCGCTTCAGTGGCGGTGCAGTGGGTGCGGCACCACTCTCGGCCTGTTTCGGCAGTAGCTTCTCTAACTGGTTATCGTCAAGAATGCCGAGTTTATTACCTAATTCCTGACGCATATAAATGCGCAGGGTCTCGCCCGGGATCTGGCTGATCAACGGCAGCGCCAACGTACTCAGGCGTGCTTTACCGTCGCGCGTGCTCAGATCAACTTGCGGCAGCAGGCTGTCGAACAGAAACGTGGAGAGCGGCATTGCCTGCTCCATCCTTGCTTCAAACGCCACTTTGCCCTCTTTGCGCACCAGCGTGTCCGGGTCCTCGCCATCAGGCAAAAACATAAAGCGTAGCTGACGACCATCATTCATGTAAGGCAATGCGGTTTCGAGTGCACGCCAGGCGGCTTCACGACCCGCGCGGTCGCCGTCGTAACAGCAAATCACGTTTTCCGTCGAGCGAAACAGCAGCTGGATATGTTCGGCGGTGGTCGAGGTTCCCAACGAAGCAACGGCATAATCAATGCCGAACTGCGCAAGTGCCACCACATCCATATAACCTTCCACGACCAGCAGACGCGCTGGTTGGGGATGATTTTTCTGCGCTTCATACAGGCCATACAACTGACGGCCTTTATGGAAA is part of the Pantoea phytobeneficialis genome and harbors:
- the dnaG gene encoding DNA primase, producing MAGRIPRVFINDLLARTDIVDLIDARVKLKKQGKNYHACCPFHNEKTPSFTVNGDKQFYHCFGCGAHGNAIDFLMNFDRLEFVESIEELATQHGLEVPYEAGNGPSQMERHQRQSLYQLLEGLNTFYQQSLRQPQAQLAQQYLATRGLSQQVIDHFAIGYAPPGWDNALKRFGQQKDDRESLMEAGMLVSNDKGRTYDRFRDRIMFPIRDKRGRVIGFGGRVLGNDTPKYLNSPETPIFHKGRQLYGLYEAQKNHPQPARLLVVEGYMDVVALAQFGIDYAVASLGTSTTAEHIQLLFRSTENVICCYDGDRAGREAAWRALETALPYMNDGRQLRFMFLPDGEDPDTLVRKEGKVAFEARMEQAMPLSTFLFDSLLPQVDLSTRDGKARLSTLALPLISQIPGETLRIYMRQELGNKLGILDDNQLEKLLPKQAESGAAPTAPPLKRTTMRVLVALLVQNPQFAAMVPALEGLEQSKMAGLPLFVELVSRCSENPGLTTGQLLELYRGTNFSQTLETLATWNHMIVDEEAEAVFQDSLASLYDSALEQRLEALIARDRTEGLSAAERREFWALSQALAKK